The genomic stretch CAGTTTGAACCATTATTGGTTGATATGGAATCAATTCATGTTTGCAACATCTATTTTTGTTATAATCTCTTAACTTATTGCATTATAGAGTTTATATTAAAGTACACTAAAGCTGATTTGACAACGATCATCCAAGAGTAACTTAAtagtgaatacattatttaagtaataGCTCAATATTACATAAATACCATGTCAAAAACTTATACTTTTAGCTTAGCCTAATATACTTACAGTAGTAATCAAAGAGAAATTGGAGCAATGTGCCCTCAAATCTTTTCAGTTCATATTTCAAGGTTAATTCAATCAATCTGTAGAAATCATCAATTTTATGATCTTGTAATAGTTCTTTACCCATAGCTGGAATCATCCACTTTATCACTTGAACTAAATTTGGGTGTTTTTCCAATATTTGTTCAGCTAATTGATGATCCGAAAACCATGTGCTCTCGAACAATGACTTCCAGAGGTATCCCAATATAATTTGATCCTTCTGCTCTAAAGAAAATTGCTCAACTGTTTTGATAGTTTTTCTAAGTCTTCCATCACTGTGCTGACTAGATAAGAGAGGAAATAAACATACAagctttaatttaactttgtcTCTAACTTTTACATTATTGTACGCTGAAAAGAATAATAGCAATGAATCTTCAACTTTACCTCTAATAAACAGTGCTTCTGCCAAGTAATGTTTATACTCAGATTGTAactgaaaatgttcaaaattgtgcctttttataaaaacttgcaCTGCTTCAACACCAGTTGTATTGCCGTTTTTGGCAAAGTAAATTAGCAggaaattcaattttttgtttggtACACTAATTTCtccttttaaatagttttctataCCTGTAACTAAGTCCTGGATACTATTATTGTTGGAAGCATCAAATAAGAATTTGTTACCAATGTTTGGTTGTATTGAAGATCTCTgaggaaataaaacattaaatgattTGTTCTCAAAATACTTGAAAAGGCTTATTTCTCGTTTCCTGCCTtcctcaaaaattaaattatccacGAAAGTATCAGTTGAACTATGAAAGGGTGAAATGGATCGTAATTGAGTTACTCCTGCTACACTTAATAATCTAGTAAGCTTATACTGCACACGAgcaaatttcaattccataactCTAAACCGctgtaataattaaattgacACTATATATCTGCCTGGCACACTTTTACTCATCATGCAAGATGACATTAGCCTACActcaaaactaaattgttttaacaataggCATATTGAACATCATTTTAGGAAATCTATAACTGTCTATTACAGGCACTGTCAGGGAAGAACAAATCttagtaatttgaaaaattaaacgaAATGTCACTCCACTTAATCTAGGGTCTTGATGATGACATCTATCTATAACCTTTTCGGTTTGTAATTTGTATCTTTATTCTTTCACAACCACGCAGCGTTGCCAACAGTAAGCCGCTATATTACCCAAAACTTTTTTTCTCCAAAATTACCCAACCCGTTTTCTTTAATTATACAcctttatacaaatataaataaaaattaaattagttagaTTGGAGTGAGACTGTGAGAAAGGAATagtgtatgtaaaattatattctgaGTTACGCCTTGTACAATACGCTCACacgtttaattcaatattaatcttGAATTGTTGTTGGTTACCACtaatcagttaaaatattattataaggtaAAGAGAAGCAACGAATGGTATATACAGCAGGTACGATTCATACCTGGTGGTGAAACACACTGAAGTCCCTTGAGCATAAACACGTACGATCTTAATCTGTTACTGTACAATTAGTGTATTGGTTTCTCATAGTAGTCTTCAAAATTTGGCCAGTGGTTGAACTTGTTAGCAGAGCTTTATGAAAAGGTTAATTTTAGGTTGTTCTAAACAAACTATcgtaaaacagataaaaacaatgcatacaatatatttttgatatatatatatttgattattactCTTTGGATTTGTTCTATCAGCTACGACGATCTAGATTTGAGAGCGGAGCGACCAAACCAGACTTGACAAAATAgataaaatggaaattaaaacTTGATGATATCAATCGAGGAGAATCAGCAATCAGGTAATAAACATGGCGGCAACGTGTGTTAGTGGTGATGACTTCGAAATGGATACAGAATCTTTAGAACCATCATTGCAAAATGTAATTGATCAAACTTCCTTGAAATGGATATTTGTTGGTGGAAAAGGTGGTGTTGGAAAAACGACATGCAGGTTCGTAATAATCAGTAGATTACTACTAGGCAACTGTGTATGTATAACCTCATTTTTTGTTAGCAAACGTAAAgaatgtaataacatttaattttcctagaatatgttaaaaaataatcaaaagaaaagtacaggttcaatgaaataaattctatAGGTAGCACTGTAAGCCGCAGTAGCACAAAGCCTACTTCGAACCTCAATCAATGCTCAACTACCGCTAGACTAATAACTAATAAGCGGCCGGACTGGACTACACTCGTTGTTCGATTGTTAATATCGATCTATTCGATATATATTCTAAATtcgatattatatattaattgtatgaaaCAAGAAGTTTACAACcagaataatacattacaaaataaatctaacCATGGCCATCCCTACACATCagaaatatgttacaatatttatagattgcaCCAGttgtatacacattttcatattctaaacaaaatttgttctataagtaacttcttttaaataaaagagataacttagttaatttttgaaaactaaacaaaataactcTTAAATATGACTTACTTTGTTTTACTGCTACATCTGGTTTCCAGATTGTTTTGttgctacattttatttattatttaaatgccaTTTTTCCTGTCACCTGTCataattttatcgtttgattaatggttatggtttctgtattatttttgacattacgtaaatgtttaaactatttctattaatttgaaacatgtgacttttagtattttagatacgttgatatcgattgatagttctgttattcgacATGTAAAGTATTGATGATTgtaaaaagcaatataaaaactgggtccgcttattgtactctgcCTAAAGTATAACC from Homalodisca vitripennis isolate AUS2020 chromosome 2, UT_GWSS_2.1, whole genome shotgun sequence encodes the following:
- the LOC124355359 gene encoding uncharacterized protein LOC124355359, which translates into the protein MELKFARVQYKLTRLLSVAGVTQLRSISPFHSSTDTFVDNLIFEEGRKREISLFKYFENKSFNVLFPQRSSIQPNIGNKFLFDASNNNSIQDLVTGIENYLKGEISVPNKKLNFLLIYFAKNGNTTGVEAVQVFIKRHNFEHFQLQSEYKHYLAEALFIRGKVEDSLLLFFSAYNNVKVRDKVKLKLVCLFPLLSSQHSDGRLRKTIKTVEQFSLEQKDQIILGYLWKSLFESTWFSDHQLAEQILEKHPNLVQVIKWMIPAMGKELLQDHKIDDFYRLIELTLKYELKRFEGTLLQFLFDYYYIHQNIERCSEVVKYLSTKPDFQLSEDQQRKYINLLLKRKDSVTSKLNIKKPQNLKYKF